The following is a genomic window from Hyphomicrobiales bacterium.
ACTGCGAGAAACGCGGTGAGGCGCAGCACCTGTGGCCAGCCGCAGTAATAGTCGTGCGTGCCCGCCCGGGAAATGGTCTGCGCTGCTGCCCGCGCGTTGACGCCCCGACCGTGGGGTAGGCGTGCCGAGCTTGCGGTCGTGGTTCGACCGTTCGACCGCGCCATTCGCTTGTTGCCCATCGTTTTCGGGCTCAGGGAAAGTCAGAAAGGCAGCTGTGTGAATGAAGCCGCAAGACCACGGCCAGTAAACGCTCTGGCATCGAGCAATATCTCCATAAAAAATGAATTTTGTCGGTTTAATAATGCCGTCGGAAGGTGTGAAAAGCCATGTGATAACAATGTTGAGGATAGTGGGTATGAAAAAGCGATTATTATATAACTGCGTATAATGTGAATGCCATGCCGTCGAAAAAGAACTCTACTTGTGTTGCATATGCGAAAAATATCTCATCCGCCGCAGAACCTTCGTGCCATAAGTGTCATCGAAGTTTCATGGCAGACCGAATAGGTCAAGCTTAACGCAACCGCAAGTGCTGTCCAGTCCCGTCGTCCTGTCCGAACGAAGGAGCGCCGGACAACCGCCACAGTTTCATGCGGATTACGGGGCGACCGTTGCCGGTCAGGCGGCGGTCTACCGGGGTGGTGGTCGAAGAGCTGGACTGGGACGCTAAGACTTTGCATGAAAGACGGACCATGAGCGTGCGTGCCGATCTCATCGAAAATGCCCGGCTTGTTCTGCCGGACCAGGTGCTCCAGCCCGGGTGGCTCGCGATCCAGGACGGCGTGATCGTCGATAGGGGCGAGGGCAGGGCGCCCGAGCGGGGCGTCGATCTCGGCGGCGATTTCCTGCTGCCGGGGTTTATCGAGTTGCATACGGATCATCTCGAGAGCCATTTCCACCCGCGCCCGCGCGTACGCTGGCACCCGCTCAGCGCCGTGATGGCTTATGATGCCCAGATCATCGCCGCCGGCGTGACGACGGTCTTCGATTCCCTCAGGGCGGGTTCCGACACTGAGGGCGGCATGCCCAACAGTGATCTGTGGAGCCTCGCGGAGGCGCTCGACGAGGCGCGGGACGGAGGCTATCTGCGCGCCGAGCATCGTACACATCTCCGGTGCGAGGTCGCCACGCATGACGTCATCGACGAGGTGACGCGCTTTGCCGGCCGCTTTCCAATCCATGTCATTTCGCTGATGGATCACACCCCGGGCCAGCGGCAATTCCGCGACGTGGAGCTCTGGAAGGTCTATTTCACCGGCAAGACCGCGCGCACCGAGGCCGAGGCCAATGCGGTGGTGGAACGGCGTCTGGCGCTTCATCAGGCGAATGCCTCGCGGCATCGTCGAGAACTCGTCGCCTTTGCCCAGGCGCATGGTATCGCGCTTGCCAGTCATGACGATGCCACGGCCGAGCACGTCGTTGAATCGATCGCCGACGGTGTCGCCATCGCGGAATTCCCAACCACCCACGAGGCAGCAGGGCTATCGCATGAAGCTGGTATTCGGGTGATGATGGGCGGGCCGAACCTGGTCCGTGGCGGGTCCCACTCCGGCAATATCGCGGCAGAGGGACTGGCGCGCGAGGGCCTGCTCGACATCATCTCCTCGGACTATGTGCCAGCCAGTCTCGCCATGGCGGTCTTCATGCTGGCCGAGCGTGTCGAAAGCATCAGCCTGCCCGAGGCCGTGCGCATGATCACGCTCAATCCCGCCCGCGCCGCCGGCCTTCACGACAGGGGTGCAATCGCGGTCGGCCAACGGGCCGATTGCCTGCAGGTGCATCTCGCCGGCAACGTGCCGATCGTGCGGCGGGTGTGGCGGCAGGGGCGGCAGGTCGTGTAATGCTGGTCCGTCTGTCGCGGACGTGTTCTGGCTGGGAATAGACGCGAAAATTCAACGAATTGGTTGGAATAGCCGCGTTTTTGTTTCGAGCCTGTGTCGGATGCGACAGGGAGGACCAGAGCCGCGTTGCGGTTTGTGGTGTGAGTGATAATTTCGCACGCGGTACCAAGAGCCGCCAATCGCCGGCCTTGACGCAGGGAGTCTCACATGACGACATCGTTCCAGAATGGGTCCGGGAAGACCGGGCTGGCTGGTCTGATCGTTGCACTTGGGCTTGCTCTGGCTCCCTCGGGCCAGGCGTTCGCGCAGGCAGCCCCTCCCTCCCGGCCAGCCAGTCCACCGGCGGCGACCGTTCCGGCGCCGCAACCGGCCCCGGCGCCGGCCCTGAAGACCTATAACCGGGACGATCTCGCAAGCTCCGCTGTCCGTCTCGAGGCGGATATCAAGCGGGAAGTCGCGCCGCCCGCCACCCCCGCGGCCCCTGTGCCACCCACGACCTCCGCGGGTGGCCAGCCGCCGCGACCGCCGCAGCCAGACCGCCTTCGGCAGGAGGCCCAGGCGGCGCTTGGCCGGGGAGACAGCGTGCGGGCGCTCGCGCTCTATGGCAATCTCATTGCCCTGCAGCCCAACAATGTAGCGGCATGGCTCGGCTATTCCGCCGCGGCGGCTCAGGCCAAGGGCGCCAATTATTCGGAAAACCAGGACTATCGGCGGCGTGCGCTGGGGGCGGCCTATGCCGCTTACCAGAAGGCGACGACCGCGGCGCAGGAGGGCACCGCGCTCGCCGATCTCGGCGCCTTGTTCGCGCAATACCGTCAATGGCGCGCCGCGATCGACACCTACCGGTCGAGCCTGGCATCCGCGGATGTTCCGGCGCGTCGCAGCATCTATGACAATCTCGTCGCGGCCCACGGCTTCCGCCTGACCGGCAACTCGACGGATTCGGATTCGGCGACGCCGCGTGCCTGCTTCCAGTTCTCCGAGCCGCTGCAGCAAGGCAAGGTCGATTTCACGCCCTATGTCGCCATCACCGGGGCGGCCAATGCCGCTGTCACGGGCGAGGGCAACCAGATCTGTGTGGACGGCCTGAAGCATGGCGAACGCTATGCCGTGGTGATCCGCCGGGGCCTGCCCTCGGCGATCGAAGGCGAGGCGCTGCAGAAGAACGCGGATTACGAGATCTATGTGAAGGACCGCGCCCCCCAGGTGCGCTTCACCGGCCGCAACTATGTGCTGCCACGGACCGGCCAGCAGGGCATTCCTGTCGTCTCGGTCAATACCCCGAAGATCGATATCGAAGTCCTGCGCGTCGGCGATCGCTCCTTGCTGCCGACCGTGCGCTCGGACGACTTCCTCAGCCAGATCAGCCGCTATACCGCTGACAGCTACGCCAACGAAAAGGGCCAGCGCGTCTGGCAGGGCACGCTCGACGTCGCCAATACGCTCAACAAGGATGTCATCACGGCCTTCCCCGTCATGGAGGCGGTCGGCAACAAGCTGGAGCCCGGCGTCTATCTGATGACGGCGGCGGCGTCCGGCGGGCCGAAGGGCGACGGCGACTACGAGCTGAAGGCGACCCAGTGGTTCGTGGTGTCGGATCTCGGCCTGACCTCGATTTCCGGCAATGGCGGTATCGAGATCATGTTGCGCTCGCTCGGCAGCGCCGCGCCGCTCGACGGCGTCGAAGTCCGGCTGCTCGCCCGCAACAATGATGTGCTGGCCATCGAGAAGAGCGACGCGCAGGGACGCGTGCGCTTTCCCGCCGGGCTCGCGCGTGGCACGGGCGGTCAGGCACCCGGCCTCGTCGTCGCGTCAACTGCAGCGGGCGACTACAATTTCCTTGATCTCGGCCAGAGCCCGTTCGATTTGAGTGATCGCGGCGCGAAGGGCCGGCGTGCAGCCGGGGCCCTTGACGCGATGGTGTTCACGGAACGGGGGGTCTATCGCACCGGTGAGACCGTCTATGTCACGGCCCTCCTGCGCGACGGCAAGGGCATTGCTGCGCCGAACCTGCCGGTGACGCTGGTGGCGAGGCGGCCGGATGGCGTCGAATATCGCCGTTCGCTGGTGACCGACCAGGGCGAGGGCGGCCGCGCGTGGTCGCTGCCGATCCTCGGGGGCGCGATGCGCGGCACGTGGCGTCTGCAAGCCTATGCGGATCCCAAGGGGCAGGCCATCGGCGAGACGAGTTTCCTCGTTGAAGATTATGTGCCCGAGCGTATCGACGTGACCCTCACGCCGAGCCAGAAGGCGCTCGCGGCCGGCGAGCCCGCCCGCATCACCGTCGATGCGCGCTATCTCTATGGCGCGCCGGGCGCTGATCTCGATGTGAGTGGCGAACTGTCGGTGATGGCGAGCGAGACGACCTCGATTCCGGGGCTCGAAGGCTTCTCGATCGGCCTTGCGGACGAAGAGTTCACCACGGTCACGACGGAGATCGAGCAACATTTCACCACTGACGCGCAGGGGCGCGTGGTGGCCGAGGTGCCGATCGGCGAAATCACCGCGCCACGCCCCGTCGAGGCGAAGATCACGCTGCGGGTCGGCGAAACCGGCGGGCGGGCGGTGGAGCGCAGCGTGACGCTGCCGATCCTGCCGGACGGCAATGTCATCGGCGCGCGCAAGCTGTTCACGGAATTGGCCGAGGGCGGCACCGCATCCTTCGATGTCGTGCTGGCGACGCCGGCCGGTCAGCGCCTGTCCGGCGGCGTGCAATGGAATCTCTATCGCCTGGACCGGGATTATCAGTGGTACAATAACGATGGTCGCTGGTCCTATGAGAAGGTGACGCGCACACGGCGCATGGCGGATGGCCGCTTTGATGTGATTGCGGGGTCCGCCGGCCGGATCGCCACGCCCGTCGATTGGGGAACCTATCGCCTCGAACTCTCCTCCACCCAACCGGACGTTGGGCCCACCAGCATCACCTTCAATGTTGGCTGGGGTGGCGAGCAGACGGCGGATTCACCCGATCGGCTGGACGTGACGCTGGACAAGGCCGCCTTCAACAGCGGCGAAGACATGACGGTGACGATGCGTTCCCGTTTCGCCGGCAAGGCGACGGTCGCCGTCGTCAGCGACCATGTCCTGGAAGAGCGGCTCGTTGACGTCACGCCGGATGGCACGTCGGTGAAGCTGCCGGTCAGCGCGGATTGGGGCGCGGGCGCCTATCTCGTTGCCTTCGCGCACAGGCCGCTGGATGAGGCGGCCAAGCGCATGCCGGGCCGCGCGCTGGGTCTTGCGTGGTTCTCGGTGGACGCGGCCGCGCGTAACCTGAACGTCGACCTTGGCGCGCCCGCCGCCATGCGTCCGCGCGAGACGCTGCGTCTACCGATCAAGGTGGCTGGTGCCGTGCCGGGCGAGAAGGCTTACATCACGGTCGCGGCTGTCGATGTCGGCATTCTTAATCTCACGCGCTATCAGGCTCCGCGCCCGGGCGATTATTTCTTCGGCCAGCGGCAGCTTGGCGCCGAGATCCGTGACCTCTATGGCTTCTTGATCGACGGGATGCAGGGGACGCGCGGCACCATCCGCTCCGGTGGTGACGGGGGAGCCTCCCAGACGGTTGGCTCGCCGCCGGCGCAGGAGCCGGTTTCCCTCTATTCCGGCGTCGTCGAGGTCGGAGCCGACGGTACGGCGGAGGTCGCGTTCGCCATCCCCGATTTCAACGGCACGTTGCGTGTCATGGCCACGGCCTGGACGAAGAGCCGCGTCGGGCAGGCCAGCGCCGACGTCATCGTGCGCGATCCCGTCGTGATGGTGGGAACATTGCCACGCTTCCTCAACATCGGGGACAACTCGCGCTTTGCCATCGATATCAACAATGTCGAAGGCCAGGCCGGCG
Proteins encoded in this region:
- the phnM gene encoding Alpha-D-ribose 1-methylphosphonate 5-triphosphate diphosphatase; the encoded protein is MRITGRPLPVRRRSTGVVVEELDWDAKTLHERRTMSVRADLIENARLVLPDQVLQPGWLAIQDGVIVDRGEGRAPERGVDLGGDFLLPGFIELHTDHLESHFHPRPRVRWHPLSAVMAYDAQIIAAGVTTVFDSLRAGSDTEGGMPNSDLWSLAEALDEARDGGYLRAEHRTHLRCEVATHDVIDEVTRFAGRFPIHVISLMDHTPGQRQFRDVELWKVYFTGKTARTEAEANAVVERRLALHQANASRHRRELVAFAQAHGIALASHDDATAEHVVESIADGVAIAEFPTTHEAAGLSHEAGIRVMMGGPNLVRGGSHSGNIAAEGLAREGLLDIISSDYVPASLAMAVFMLAERVESISLPEAVRMITLNPARAAGLHDRGAIAVGQRADCLQVHLAGNVPIVRRVWRQGRQVV
- a CDS encoding conserved exported hypothetical protein (Evidence 4 : Unknown function but conserved in other organisms), translated to MTTSFQNGSGKTGLAGLIVALGLALAPSGQAFAQAAPPSRPASPPAATVPAPQPAPAPALKTYNRDDLASSAVRLEADIKREVAPPATPAAPVPPTTSAGGQPPRPPQPDRLRQEAQAALGRGDSVRALALYGNLIALQPNNVAAWLGYSAAAAQAKGANYSENQDYRRRALGAAYAAYQKATTAAQEGTALADLGALFAQYRQWRAAIDTYRSSLASADVPARRSIYDNLVAAHGFRLTGNSTDSDSATPRACFQFSEPLQQGKVDFTPYVAITGAANAAVTGEGNQICVDGLKHGERYAVVIRRGLPSAIEGEALQKNADYEIYVKDRAPQVRFTGRNYVLPRTGQQGIPVVSVNTPKIDIEVLRVGDRSLLPTVRSDDFLSQISRYTADSYANEKGQRVWQGTLDVANTLNKDVITAFPVMEAVGNKLEPGVYLMTAAASGGPKGDGDYELKATQWFVVSDLGLTSISGNGGIEIMLRSLGSAAPLDGVEVRLLARNNDVLAIEKSDAQGRVRFPAGLARGTGGQAPGLVVASTAAGDYNFLDLGQSPFDLSDRGAKGRRAAGALDAMVFTERGVYRTGETVYVTALLRDGKGIAAPNLPVTLVARRPDGVEYRRSLVTDQGEGGRAWSLPILGGAMRGTWRLQAYADPKGQAIGETSFLVEDYVPERIDVTLTPSQKALAAGEPARITVDARYLYGAPGADLDVSGELSVMASETTSIPGLEGFSIGLADEEFTTVTTEIEQHFTTDAQGRVVAEVPIGEITAPRPVEAKITLRVGETGGRAVERSVTLPILPDGNVIGARKLFTELAEGGTASFDVVLATPAGQRLSGGVQWNLYRLDRDYQWYNNDGRWSYEKVTRTRRMADGRFDVIAGSAGRIATPVDWGTYRLELSSTQPDVGPTSITFNVGWGGEQTADSPDRLDVTLDKAAFNSGEDMTVTMRSRFAGKATVAVVSDHVLEERLVDVTPDGTSVKLPVSADWGAGAYLVAFAHRPLDEAAKRMPGRALGLAWFSVDAAARNLNVDLGAPAAMRPRETLRLPIKVAGAVPGEKAYITVAAVDVGILNLTRYQAPRPGDYFFGQRQLGAEIRDLYGFLIDGMQGTRGTIRSGGDGGASQTVGSPPAQEPVSLYSGVVEVGADGTAEVAFAIPDFNGTLRVMATAWTKSRVGQASADVIVRDPVVMVGTLPRFLNIGDNSRFAIDINNVEGQAGAYKLTLSADGPIGIPANQRERSLQLAKGARQSLSIPITGASVGIATIEARLTGPGFDGPQTFRIGVQPGRPPLINRTVRPLAAQASVRLTPDLFADLLPGTGLASISVSPMSALDVPALLASLDRYPYGCTEQTVSRALPLLYVNALSAANALPTDTNLDERIRTSIERVLARQDSNGSFGLWGVGGDDIWLDSYVADFLTRAREGGFVVPQIGFDLALDRLRNYVANQDFTSGSGEGLAYAVYVLARNGRPVMGDLRYLADVRIKDFGSPLAQSQIAAALALLGDRGRAQAAFTTAVSALGAVADKPTSRPDYGSRLRDGAAVLTLAAEAGAQAGDITAVGRVLEDARAKRSYVSTQEEAWMVLAAEALTKRADGIRVTVNGTPHSGALYRNLRADALGGAGFTVANAGSTSLQMVVSVAGNPSTPEPAASKGYKVERAYYKLDGTQVDATRVNQNDRLVVTLKVTETEAAFARLLLVDYLPAGFEIDNPNLVDSGSVAGLDWLKRDVEPSHTEYRDDRFVAAFDRDGGKAALFTVAYMVRAVSPGTYVHPPVVVEDMYRPERFGRGDFGKVEVTAVR